One part of the Kryptolebias marmoratus isolate JLee-2015 linkage group LG2, ASM164957v2, whole genome shotgun sequence genome encodes these proteins:
- the LOC108243490 gene encoding zona pellucida-like domain-containing protein 1: MINHDTDVEDVSVSALGGSMSHDDICGFRCHIDFKSQITQLPLRLLRYHQQGLRKLPVDRMILFLCLPLLAVPALCLYNCSSVYERTPNDSDILVNCGNTIITVEINLCTAQWAGFNASELALNGNHNNSACLGSVDATTDPPIIRYKLPINSSQDNSCRESLQIVNESPDPTGPFSSFSSIQAVVVTGYINTPKSEQGTISYSTDLYYHITCRYPLEYLLNNTRISASSVSVAISQNNGSFIDTLRMGVFNDSDFKYPLVVPSTGLELLTKVYVEVKAVNLTGNFHVLLDHCFATPSPYNMSLIEKHSFFAGCIIEERTTVINNGDSTDAHFVFEAFSFVQHRDREFSTVYLHCILRLCEPTTCDKLTSSCSKRKKRSLTPFGQKSSDSATITVGPLLTSNQDSSVTTANSSNKAPGINAVNATGLLVGVVFAWLLAAFL, translated from the exons ATGATAAATCACGACACAGACGTGGAGGATGTCTCTGTGTCTGCACTGGGAGGGTCCATGAGTCATGATGATATCTGTGGCTTCAGGTGTCACATAGACTTTAAAAGCCAGATTACTCAACTCCCTCTGAGACTGCTCAGGTACCACCAGCAAG GCCTGAGAAAGCTTCCTGTGGACAGAATGatcctttttctttgtctccctCTGCTGGCTGTGCCCGCCTTatgtctttacaactgttcttCTGTGTATGAAAGGACACCAA ATGACTCAGATATTCTGGTTAATTGTGGCAACACCATAATAACCGTGGAGATCAACTTGTGCACGGCTCAATGGGCAGGCTTTAACGCGTCAGAGCTGGCACTCAACGGGAACCACAATAACTCTGCCTGCTTGGGCTCTGTGGACGCCACTACGGACCCACCAATCATCCGTTACAAGCTTCCCATTAACAGCAGTCAGGATAACTCCTGTCGTGAGTCTTTGCAG ATTGTGAACGAGTCCCCAGATCCTACGGGTCCCTTCAGTAGTTTTTCATCGATCCAGGCAGTTGTCGTCACGGGGTACATTAACACCCCAAAATCTGAACAGGGCACCATCAGCTACTCCACAGACCTCTATTACCACATCACCTGCCGCTACCCTCTGGAGTATCTCCTCAACAACACGAGGATTTCTGC CTCCTCCGTTTCAGTGGCAATCAGTCAAAATAACGGATCCTTCATCGATACTCTAAGAATGGGTGTTTTTAAT GACTCTGACTTTAAGTACCCTTTGGTTGTACCTTCAACAGGACTTGAGTTACTAACAAAGGTCTATGTGGAGGTCAAGGCTGTGAACCTCACAGGAAA TTTCCATGTCCTGCTGGATCACTGTTTTGCGACTCCCTCTCCATACAACATGTCACTTATTGAGAAGCACAGCTTCTTTGCTGG ATGCATAATAGAGGAGAGGACAACAGTGATAAACAATGGCGATTCCACTGATGCCCATTTTGTCTTTGAGGCGTTCAGCTTCGTTCAGCACAGAGATCGGGAATTCTCCACCGTCTACTTGCACTGCATACTGAGACTCTGCGAGCCGACCACATGCGATAAGCTGACCTCT tcttgtagtaaaagaaagaaaagatcttTGACTCCTTTTGGTCAAAAAAGCAGCGACTCAGCCACCATCACAGTTGGACCTCTGCTCACATCGAATCAAG ACTCGTCTGTCACGACTGCAAACA GCAGTAACAAGGCACCGGGCATAAATGCTGTTAACGCCACAGGCCTGCTGGTGGGGGTGGTGTTTGCGTGGTTGCTGGCTGCTTTCCTCTGA
- the zgc:162608 gene encoding apolipoprotein A-IV isoform X2 translates to MHLKAVIFVLSLSNTLAYPLHSDTREPTWADPNANQAHDKTNLTKDVKIYKSIIESRDLYNLEEDETKNPVAEEMKRKLSMESERLRVRLRQELAELRDRLSPSPARLSTTLASMRERLTPLTQQLQSSLSSNTQDLCSQLSLYLQGPETGEVQTETGPGLNQDTFLWISQTLEHSSLQLVNIIRDFHTAARDVVEGLKQMSAPEDEVNDSKVWQEMSSKLGQEVSALREEAQHRAGDLKAQLAALLESAQPAKGELTGSVEQFCQNAALQNQALQARMERLVIKVEEEVLEASPHPLPPSWSSQEGGSLQEDFSVRLSALVQDILHSMQ, encoded by the exons ATGCATCTAAAGGCTGTGATCTTTGTCCTGTCACTCTCAAACACTTTAG CATACCCACTGCACAGTGACACCAGGGAACCAACCTGGGCAGACCCAAATGCTAACCAGGCCcatgacaaaacaaacctcACAAAAGACGTGAA GATCTACAAGAGCATCATAGAGAGCAGGGATCTTTACAACCTAGAAGAGGATGAGACCAAAAACCCTGTGGCAGAGGAGATGAAGCGCAAACTGAGCATGGAGTCAGAGCGCCTGCGCGTGCGTCTGCGCCAAGAGCTGGCCGAGCTGCGGGACAGGTTGTCTCCATCTCCAGCCCGTCTCAGCACCACCCTGGCCAGCATGAGGGAGCGTCTGACTCCTCTCACCCAGCAGCTCCAGAGCTCTCTCAGCAGCAACACGCAAGATCTGTGCAGCCAGCTGAGTCTCTACCTGCAGGGCCCGGAGACAGGGGAGGTTCAGACGGAGACCGGTCCGGGTCTGAATCAGGACACCTTCCTCTGGATCAGCCAAACCCTGGAGCACAGCAGCCTCCAGTTAGTCAACATCATCAGGGACTTCCACACCGCAGCCAGGGATGTTGTCGAAGGTCTGAAACAGATGAGCGCTCCTGAGGACGAGGTAAACGACTCGAAGGTCTGGCAGGAGATGAGCTCCAAGCTGGGACAAGAAGTGAGTGCCCTGAGGGAGGAGGCACAGCACAGGGCGGGGGATCTGAAAGCTCAGCTCGCAGCTCTGTTAGAGTCCGCTCAGCCTGCTAAGGGTGAACTTACAGGCAGCGTGGAGCAGTTCTGCCAGAATGCAGCCCTGCAGAACCAAGCGCTTCAGGCCCGGATGGAGAGGCTGGTTATTAAGGTGGAGGAAGAGGTCCTCGAGGCCTCCCCTCATCCTCTGCCTCCATCTTGGTCCTCACAAGAAGGCGGCTCTTTGCAGGAGGACTTCTCAGTGAGACTCTCTGCTCTGGTCCAGGATATTCTGCACTCTATGcagtga
- the zgc:162608 gene encoding apolipoprotein A-IV isoform X1, with protein MHLKAVIFVLSLSNTLAYPLHSDTREPTWADPNANQAHDKTNLTKDVNRIYKSIIESRDLYNLEEDETKNPVAEEMKRKLSMESERLRVRLRQELAELRDRLSPSPARLSTTLASMRERLTPLTQQLQSSLSSNTQDLCSQLSLYLQGPETGEVQTETGPGLNQDTFLWISQTLEHSSLQLVNIIRDFHTAARDVVEGLKQMSAPEDEVNDSKVWQEMSSKLGQEVSALREEAQHRAGDLKAQLAALLESAQPAKGELTGSVEQFCQNAALQNQALQARMERLVIKVEEEVLEASPHPLPPSWSSQEGGSLQEDFSVRLSALVQDILHSMQ; from the exons ATGCATCTAAAGGCTGTGATCTTTGTCCTGTCACTCTCAAACACTTTAG CATACCCACTGCACAGTGACACCAGGGAACCAACCTGGGCAGACCCAAATGCTAACCAGGCCcatgacaaaacaaacctcACAAAAGACGTGAA TAGGATCTACAAGAGCATCATAGAGAGCAGGGATCTTTACAACCTAGAAGAGGATGAGACCAAAAACCCTGTGGCAGAGGAGATGAAGCGCAAACTGAGCATGGAGTCAGAGCGCCTGCGCGTGCGTCTGCGCCAAGAGCTGGCCGAGCTGCGGGACAGGTTGTCTCCATCTCCAGCCCGTCTCAGCACCACCCTGGCCAGCATGAGGGAGCGTCTGACTCCTCTCACCCAGCAGCTCCAGAGCTCTCTCAGCAGCAACACGCAAGATCTGTGCAGCCAGCTGAGTCTCTACCTGCAGGGCCCGGAGACAGGGGAGGTTCAGACGGAGACCGGTCCGGGTCTGAATCAGGACACCTTCCTCTGGATCAGCCAAACCCTGGAGCACAGCAGCCTCCAGTTAGTCAACATCATCAGGGACTTCCACACCGCAGCCAGGGATGTTGTCGAAGGTCTGAAACAGATGAGCGCTCCTGAGGACGAGGTAAACGACTCGAAGGTCTGGCAGGAGATGAGCTCCAAGCTGGGACAAGAAGTGAGTGCCCTGAGGGAGGAGGCACAGCACAGGGCGGGGGATCTGAAAGCTCAGCTCGCAGCTCTGTTAGAGTCCGCTCAGCCTGCTAAGGGTGAACTTACAGGCAGCGTGGAGCAGTTCTGCCAGAATGCAGCCCTGCAGAACCAAGCGCTTCAGGCCCGGATGGAGAGGCTGGTTATTAAGGTGGAGGAAGAGGTCCTCGAGGCCTCCCCTCATCCTCTGCCTCCATCTTGGTCCTCACAAGAAGGCGGCTCTTTGCAGGAGGACTTCTCAGTGAGACTCTCTGCTCTGGTCCAGGATATTCTGCACTCTATGcagtga
- the LOC119617850 gene encoding multiple epidermal growth factor-like domains protein 6 has translation MSQTCRVMWFWWLFASVLLGKAHEKYDTQHDKESPLCQPGFYCPLGNLSPVPCPKGTYGPTFGAVSIESCLKCPPHHYCPRPGLFAPLTCGPVAQQPLSGQDTCSCPGEGQNFQSSDGCCLCTIGYQPANNGELCVQHLYSVCRDGKSRTQYGDCFNKHQWSFHCRHEVCQSAEDYRGYDRELGLCVCKEPPDRAACGALCRRKLETGLQLRCSSEGGVELMWSHQVNKENECISKEMQACKANMKVYILMYKLYKICKKNKVQKNC, from the exons ATGTCACAAACATGCAGAGTCATGTGGTTTTGGTGGCTGTTTGCTTCAGTACTGCTCGGTAAGGCTCATGAAAAGTATGACACTCAACATGATAAGGAAAGTCCACTCTGCCAGCCAG GTTTCTACTGTCCTCTGGGTAACCTCAGTCCTGTCCCCTGTCCCAAGGGGACATACGGGCCTACCTTTGGAGCAGTGTCCATAGAAAGCTGTTTGAAGTGTCCTCCTCATCACTACTGCCCCCGACCAGGCTTGTTCGCCCCCCTGACCTGTGGTCCTGTTGCTCAGCAGCCTCTGTCTGGCCAGGACACCTGCAGCTGCCCAGGAGAGGGACAGAATTTCCAG AGCAGTGACGGGTGCTGCCTATGTACTATAGGCTATCAACCCGCCAACAATGGAGAGCTGTGTGTGCAGCATCTGTACAGTGTCTGCAGAGACGGGAAGTCCCGCACGCAGTATGGAGACTGCTTCAACAAACACCAGTGGTCGTTTCACTGCAGACATGAG GTGTGCCAAAGTGCAGAGGACTACCGTGGTTATGACAGGGAGCTgggtctgtgtgtttgcaagGAGCCTCCCGACAGAGCTGCATGTGGAGCCCTGTGCAGGAGAAAGTTGGAGACTGGCCTGCAGCTCCGGTGCAGTTCCGAGGGAGGCGTGGAACTGATGTGGAGCCATCAGGTGAACAAAGAAAACGAGTGCATTTCTAAAGAAATGCAAGCATGTAAGGCAAACATGAAGGTctatattttgatgtataaactgtataagataTGTAAAAAGAACAAGGTTCAAAAGAATTGTTAA